Genomic window (Elusimicrobiota bacterium):
AGAGGGCCGGGAAGCGGGCGTCAATGGCGGCGCGCCGGGTAGGACCAATGTCCTCGGGAAAAAGGGACCTTCGGCTCACTCGCCCTCCCGGGACATTCCCTATTATGGGAGCGTGAGAGCCGCCGTCGCCGTCGTCCTCGCGCTCGTCCTGGGGCTGTCCCCCGCCGCCCAGGCGCAGGTCGTCTCCGGACGGGCCGCCGCGCTTCCCTCGGGAGGCCTCGGCCTCGCCCCGCTCTCGGCCCCCCGACTGTCGGCGCCGACGGTCTCGCTCTCGGCCTTGAGCGCGCCGGGCCTCGGCTCCACTCTCGCCGTCCCGTCCCCGGCTCCGATTCCCGCGGCATTCATGACGGCGCCCGTCTCGGCGGTCCGGCCGGTCCGCGCCGCGCCGGCCCTCCTCCCGCTGAGGGCCGCCCCCGCCGCGCCGACGCCCGAGAAGGCACGCGAGGTCCAGGCGCGCTTCGACGAGCTGAAGGCGGCCTTCGACGAGAAGGACGCCGAGGCCTCCGTCGCGACGGCCGGCGAGCCTTCCGCGCCTCTCGCCCCCGCGGAGCTCGAGCCTCCGAAGGCGGCGAACGAGCCGCCCGCGCCGCCGGGCGCGCCGCGCGGGAAGACCTACTTCGGCTTCTCCAAGCCGCTGGCGTTCTTCCTGCTGGCGCTGATACTGGCCCAGGTCGGCATCGAGTCCCAGAACGCGGGGCTGCCGCCCCTGATCGCGAAGGTGTTCGGCAGCGCGTCGGTGGTCGCGGACGTGGGCATGACCGCCGCGCTCGCGGAGCTCGCGGGCACCATCGCCGCGCCCATCGTCGCCAAGAAGCTCGGCCTCAAGGGCGCCTACGTGTGGAGCGCGGGTCTGCGCGTGGCGACGGGAGGCTTGATCGCCGGTCTGCTCGCGGCGGGCTGGCTGAGCCTGGGCGGGCTGGTGGCGCTGTTCGCCGTGGACGCGGTCCTGCTCGGCGTCGCGCTGATCACGGAGAAGAGCATACCCGCCGTGCTCCTGAACCAGGACCAGCGGAAGCTCGAGCACTTCAAGGCCGCCCGTCAGACCGTCGTCGAGGTCGTGGCCACCATCGTGCCGATCGCGACCGGCGCCTTGGTCGCGGCGGTCGGGTTCATCCCCGCCTTGGTCGCGTTCCCCGTCGCGATGTCGCTCTCGATCGGCCTGGTGGCGCTGACGCTGAAGTTCCCCGGCAAGGTCTCGGGCCTCGACGGCAACGGGCTGCCCGGTCCCGGCGAGGGGTCGCTCCTCACGTATTTCCAGCATTTGAAGGACGGCGTGCTCCAGGTCGCGCGGACGCCGGCCCTGCTGTACAGCGTGCTCACCTACTCGCTCGTGTACGTGCCGATCTCGCTCGTGTACTGGTTCATCGCCCCGGCGTTCGCGCTGCACGTGGCGGGGCCCGGCCACGAGGCCCTGGCCGCGGCGTACGGCGGGATGATGATCGGGCTGTACAGCCTGGGCGGCATCGTCGCGGGGCTGTGGACGATGCGCCAGCAGAGGCGGGAGCGCGACGCCGCGGCGATGCGGACCTCGATGCTGCGGTGGACGGTCGCCTGCGCGCTCGGCATGACCTTGTTCGCGGCGCTGGCCGCGCCGGTCGGGGCGCTGTGGGGCAGCCTGACCGTGCCCGCGCTGGCGCTGTTCTTCTTCGGCATCCCTCAGGTGATCGCCAAGCTGAAGCTCGAGAGCTTCTTCCAATCGCGCGCGCCGAAGGGCAAGGTGGACGACGCGACGGCGGTGCTCGAGAGCGCGTCGTCGATCGTCATCGTCCTCGGGCTGTGGGCGTTCGGCAAGATCCTCGCCGGAGCCGGCATCGCGAGCCTGCCCCTGCTGGCGCTCGCGGTGGGACCGCTCATCGGCCTCCTGCTCCTCCTGACCTGGGCGCTCGCCCGCGCGTCGAAGCCCGCCGTTGCCCCATAAGGCCCATTTTTAAAATGGTCCTAAAGACCTTTGGGCTTATGGGACGATGATGTACTAACATCCCCACCCGCCGAGGAACGCTTGGCCGCGCTATGCGCGGCCGGTCTGGAGTTGTGCACATGCAAGCCTCCGCTTATCTCGCCGCCGTCCTCGTCTTCGCCGTTCCCACGTCCGCCCTCACCAATCCCGCGCCGGAGACCTTGCTCGCGCTGAACTCCGTCCAGACCTTCGGCCTGGCCGGCGCCGAGTTCGGCCGCTTCTTCGACGCGGGCGCCCACCGCGCGCTCCTCAACGTGCCGGAGGTTGCCGGCAGGCCCGCGGTCCCGGCGATCCCGGCGGCCGCGCCGAAGCCGCTGTCGAAACGGACGCCCGCCGCGGTCCCCTTCGTGCTCGAGATCCCGCCGGTGCCGCCGCTGCCCTTCACGCGGACCTTCGACCGGCTGCGCAGGCGCCCGGAGACGGACGGCTACGACGCGATGATCGCGCGGCACGCGGACGCGCTCGGCCTGGACCCGAGGCTGGTCAAGTCCGTGATCGCCGCCGAGTCGGAGTTCACGGCGCGCGCGAAGTCCCCGGCCGGGGCGCTCGGGCTGATGCAGGTGATGCCCGCGACCTCGGAGGAGATGGGCGTGTCGGGACGGGCGCTGTACGAGCCGGAGGCCAACATCCGCGCGGGCACTCTGTACATGGTGCACCTGTTCGAGCGCGCCTGGAGGAAGTACCAGCTGAAGGGCGTGCCGTACAAGGACGCGCCGTCTTGGCTGATCCAGCGGATCGTCGCGGCGTACAACGCCGGGCCGAGGTTCCTCGCGCATCGCCGCCTGTACGCGCAGACGCGCGACTACGTGAGGAAGGTCCTGCTCTTCTACCGGTCCAAGGTCAGCGAGCTGCGCCCCGCGACGGCTTGAAATAACCGGGACGAAACCTTTACCTCGCCGCTAAGGCGCGGATAAGGCCGCCGTGTTATCTTGGGGGCATGAATCTCATCCCCGCGCTGGAGCGAAGAGCCGACGAGCCCGAGCTGATGGACTCGGGCACACCGAGCGCGGCGGAGCTCAGCGACGCGCTGGATTTCCTCTCCACGTCCAACACCTTCCTCGGCGGCTGGGCGGTCATGCGCGACCGGCTGGAGATCTGGAGCCGGGCCTGGGACAAGCGCAAGATCATCACCATGCTCGACGTCGGCACCGGCGCGGCCGACATCCCGCTGCGCATCCTGAACTGGGGGCGGCAGCGCAGGTTCAATATAAAGATAACCGGCATCGACATCGACGAGCGCATACTCGAGCTCGCGCGGGCGCGGACGGAGGGAGAGCAGAGCCTGTGGCTGATGCAGGCGAACCTCCGGGAGTTCGCCGAGCAGGGCGGGCGGTTCGACTACGTCCTGGGCTCGCTGTTCCTGCACCACCTGCCGCCGGCGGAGTTGGAGGAGTCGCTGAGGCTGTGCGACGGCCTCGCCGAGAAGGGCCTGCTCTTCAGCGACCTGCGGCGCTGCGCGGCGGCGTACGCCGGCGTGAGGGCGCTGACCTGCCTGGCCGGGCGGGTGTCGCGCTGCGACGGGCCGCTGTCGGTGCGGCGCGCCTTCCTGCCGGAGGAGCTCGAGGGCGCGGCCCACCGCGCGGGGCTGAAGTACCTGAGGGTCAGGCGCGGGCCGTTCTTCCGGCTGAGCCTCGCCGGAGAGAAGATCTGATGGCGCGGGTGCTGGCCGTCGGGACCGCCGTGCCGGAGACGCGGTACGAGCAGAAGACGATCCGGGCGCGCTGCGCGGCCGCGTTCGCGGGCACCGAGGCGGGCGGCCGCGAGGGCGTGTTCGACCGGGCTGGCGTCGAGTCCCGCGCCTTGGTCGAGGCGCCCGATTACTATTTCGCCGGCGCCGCCTTCGCGAAGCGCAACGCGGATTATCTCCCGCACGCCGAGCGCCTGGCGCGGAGGGCGCTGCTGTCCGCCCTCGAGCAGGCCGGCGTCGCGATCGGGGAGCTGACCCACCTGTTCAGCGTCACGACGACGGGCCTGCTGACCCCGAGCCTCGACGCGCACCTGGCGCAGTCTTTGCCCTTCCGGCGTACGCTCAAGCGCACGCCGCTGTTCGGCGTCGGCTGC
Coding sequences:
- a CDS encoding lytic transglycosylase domain-containing protein → MQASAYLAAVLVFAVPTSALTNPAPETLLALNSVQTFGLAGAEFGRFFDAGAHRALLNVPEVAGRPAVPAIPAAAPKPLSKRTPAAVPFVLEIPPVPPLPFTRTFDRLRRRPETDGYDAMIARHADALGLDPRLVKSVIAAESEFTARAKSPAGALGLMQVMPATSEEMGVSGRALYEPEANIRAGTLYMVHLFERAWRKYQLKGVPYKDAPSWLIQRIVAAYNAGPRFLAHRRLYAQTRDYVRKVLLFYRSKVSELRPATA
- a CDS encoding methyltransferase domain-containing protein — encoded protein: MNLIPALERRADEPELMDSGTPSAAELSDALDFLSTSNTFLGGWAVMRDRLEIWSRAWDKRKIITMLDVGTGAADIPLRILNWGRQRRFNIKITGIDIDERILELARARTEGEQSLWLMQANLREFAEQGGRFDYVLGSLFLHHLPPAELEESLRLCDGLAEKGLLFSDLRRCAAAYAGVRALTCLAGRVSRCDGPLSVRRAFLPEELEGAAHRAGLKYLRVRRGPFFRLSLAGEKI